GAGTATGATCCCCGGGTCATGCTCAAATTATTTGTCTACGGCTATTCGTATGGATGGAAGAGTTCCCGGAAACTCGAGAGAGCTCTGTATCATAATGTATCGTTTATCTGGCTTCTGGGAGGACTTACTCCTGATCATAAAACCATAGCGGAGTTTCGCCGTAAGAACACAGAAGCCCTTAAAAGAATTCTCAAGCAATGTACTCGGATGTGTATGGAATTAGACTTACTCGATGGCAATGTACTCTTTGTAGATGGAACAAAGATCAGGGCAAATGCATCTCGTACGAGAAATCACACAAAGCACCACTACGAGGAACACTTGGCAGAGGTTGATAAGCGGATAGATGAACTGCTTGAGGAATGTGAACGAATTGATGAGAAAGAGAAAGAACAGGGTTCATGGATAAAGCTGGAGAAAGAGCTGGTAGAGAACGAAGAGTATCGTACCCGGATACGGGAGATGTTGAATCGATTTAAAGAGGAAGAGGAAAAAGGGAAAAGGCCGAAAACGATAAACCAGACCGATCCGGAGAGTGCCCTGATGAGAAGCGTACAAGGTTCCCATGCGAGCTATAATGTGCAAAGCGTTGTGGATGAGAAGCATAGTCTTATTGTGCATGTTGATGCCGTCAGCGAGACGAGTGATGTAAACCAATTTGCCCATCAGATTACTCAAGCGGAAGAGGTGACCGGGAAGGGATGTAAGGTTGGATGTGCAGATGCAGGCTATGCAGATACCGAAGAGCTCGAGAAGATAGACCGGAGGGGGACAACAGTCATAGTTCCATCGCAGCGGCAAGCACTGCATAATCCAGAAGAAAAGCCCTTTGGTAAGGATAAATTTGTCTATGACAAAGAGCACGACTGTTACTGGTGTCCGGAAGGGCAGAAGCTCGTGTATGAAGGGAAACACGAGGGAGACAAAAAGATAGCATACCGGATACCGGATGCTGTCGTGTGTAAGAAGTGCAAGCAGTATGGTCAGTGTACAGATTTCCCGAGGGGGAGAAAGATAGTTCGGTTATCTCAGGAAGAGGTCAAGGAGAAACTGGAGAGGCAGTATGAGCACCCAGAGTCTCAAGAGATCTACAAGAAACGGAAGGCACGGGTTGAACATCCGTTTGGTCATATCAGGAGGAATCTGGGGATGACGAGCTTTCTGGTACGGGGACGAGAAGGAGCACGGGCGGAGATATCAGTCGCAGCAACCTGTTTTAATATCGTACGAATGATTACGTTACTGGGAGGTGTGAGAGAGCTTATAGGAGGATTCATGGCATTGCAGAGCTAAGAGATTGAGGGAAGATGCCTCATTATCTACAGGGTATGAAAAAAACGATGTCTTTTTGAGACACATATGCAGATCATGTTTCACCGAGAGTATTTTTCTCTCTGATTAAAGAACGAATCCAACCCTTTCTGGGTAATTATGACACAGTCTCTCAAGGGAGGGGAAAAAGTCGCCGAAGGCCTAATTTAATGTTTAGGAATTTCAATGTTAATGAAAATGGTTTTTAAACATACGGTTTAGAGCGGTATTGGGGTTAAGGTTTTTGATTTTGGGTTTTAGTTCATGGAAAAGATAAACCTTTCCCTGTTTATTTGTGTAATGTACTGGGATCATAAAGCCAGTATGACAGATATCACACTCTTCTT
The genomic region above belongs to Candidatus Jettenia caeni and contains:
- a CDS encoding transposase, whose amino-acid sequence is MAYRYGNRYQIALLPKSIEDYVGPDDPVRVYDAFVDALDLKELGMEMNPHKVGNTEYDPRVMLKLFVYGYSYGWKSSRKLERALYHNVSFIWLLGGLTPDHKTIAEFRRKNTEALKRILKQCTRMCMELDLLDGNVLFVDGTKIRANASRTRNHTKHHYEEHLAEVDKRIDELLEECERIDEKEKEQGSWIKLEKELVENEEYRTRIREMLNRFKEEEEKGKRPKTINQTDPESALMRSVQGSHASYNVQSVVDEKHSLIVHVDAVSETSDVNQFAHQITQAEEVTGKGCKVGCADAGYADTEELEKIDRRGTTVIVPSQRQALHNPEEKPFGKDKFVYDKEHDCYWCPEGQKLVYEGKHEGDKKIAYRIPDAVVCKKCKQYGQCTDFPRGRKIVRLSQEEVKEKLERQYEHPESQEIYKKRKARVEHPFGHIRRNLGMTSFLVRGREGARAEISVAATCFNIVRMITLLGGVRELIGGFMALQS